One genomic window of Malaciobacter molluscorum LMG 25693 includes the following:
- a CDS encoding Mrp/NBP35 family ATP-binding protein has product MATVADIKSALENVKYPGFAKSIIEFGFVKDVQVDGSACSILLDITSSAKEVEEQLRKEISAVLSDLVENVTINIKKPQEPKQHSNSVSGKNIAPHIKNFVMVSSGKGGVGKSTTTVNLAVAAAMQGKKVGILDADIYGPNIPRMMGLQGKEVEVIGNKAKPFNAYGVDVMSMGSLMQEGQALIWRGAMIMKAIEQLLRDILWEELDILFIDMPPGTGDAQLTLAQSVPVTCGVNVTTPQHVALDDSRRSLDMFSKLHIPIGGIIENMSGFICPKCGEESDIFGMGTCEALAEQYNTQVLGNLPIEPAIREGGDAGKPVVYFQPESESAKRYMKATQKLIEYINEVSDKVENASIQPTTPPGVSACSTAGAAKSSNHSHGGGCGCH; this is encoded by the coding sequence ATGGCAACAGTAGCAGATATAAAAAGTGCATTAGAAAATGTAAAATATCCAGGCTTTGCTAAATCTATTATAGAATTTGGATTTGTAAAAGATGTTCAAGTTGATGGTTCTGCCTGTAGTATTTTGCTTGATATTACATCAAGTGCTAAAGAAGTAGAAGAGCAACTACGAAAAGAGATTTCAGCTGTATTAAGTGATCTTGTAGAAAATGTGACAATAAATATAAAAAAACCACAAGAGCCAAAACAACATAGTAATAGTGTAAGTGGGAAAAATATTGCTCCTCACATTAAAAATTTTGTAATGGTAAGTTCAGGAAAAGGTGGAGTTGGAAAATCTACTACGACAGTTAACTTAGCAGTAGCTGCAGCTATGCAAGGTAAAAAAGTAGGTATTTTAGATGCAGATATTTATGGTCCTAATATTCCTAGAATGATGGGATTACAAGGTAAAGAAGTAGAAGTAATAGGAAATAAAGCAAAACCATTTAATGCTTATGGTGTTGATGTTATGTCTATGGGGTCATTGATGCAAGAAGGTCAAGCACTTATATGGAGAGGTGCTATGATTATGAAAGCAATTGAACAACTTCTAAGAGATATTTTATGGGAAGAGTTAGATATTTTATTTATTGATATGCCTCCAGGAACTGGTGATGCTCAACTTACATTAGCACAAAGTGTTCCTGTAACTTGTGGAGTTAATGTAACTACTCCTCAACATGTTGCACTTGATGATAGTAGAAGAAGTTTAGATATGTTTAGTAAACTTCATATTCCTATTGGAGGAATTATTGAAAATATGAGTGGATTTATTTGCCCTAAATGTGGTGAAGAATCAGATATCTTTGGAATGGGAACTTGTGAAGCATTAGCTGAACAATATAATACTCAAGTTTTAGGAAATCTTCCAATTGAACCAGCAATTAGAGAAGGTGGAGATGCTGGTAAACCAGTTGTTTATTTTCAACCGGAATCTGAGTCAGCAAAAAGATATATGAAAGCAACTCAAAAACTAATCGAATATATAAATGAAGTAAGTGATAAAGTTGAAAATGCTTCAATCCAACCAACAACACCTCCTGGTGTAAGTGCTTGTAGTACAGCAGGTGCAGCAAAATCTAGTAACCATTCTCATGGTGGTGGATGTGGTTGTCACTAG
- a CDS encoding nucleotide pyrophosphohydrolase has product MNIEKIYEEIKKFSKQRDWDKHHNPKNLAMALSVETAELVEIFQWLDFNASKNLAGDKKIHLKEEIADVAIYLIRICMAYDIDLEEAIFEKMIKNEKKYPLFDKDGNKIDYSKK; this is encoded by the coding sequence ATGAATATTGAAAAAATTTATGAAGAAATAAAAAAGTTTTCTAAACAAAGAGATTGGGATAAACACCACAATCCAAAAAATCTAGCAATGGCTTTAAGTGTAGAAACAGCAGAATTAGTTGAGATATTTCAATGGTTAGACTTTAATGCTTCAAAAAATTTGGCTGGGGATAAAAAAATACACTTAAAAGAAGAAATAGCAGATGTAGCAATATATTTAATTCGTATTTGTATGGCTTATGATATAGATTTAGAAGAAGCTATTTTTGAAAAAATGATTAAAAATGAGAAAAAATATCCACTTTTTGATAAAGATGGAAATAAGATAGATTATAGTAAAAAATAA
- the hisIE gene encoding bifunctional phosphoribosyl-AMP cyclohydrolase/phosphoribosyl-ATP diphosphatase HisIE, with protein sequence MSMIDKIDWGKMNNLIPVVTQDSNTNEVLMLAYMNKEALELTLNTKIAHYFSRSKQRIWKKGETSGHIQNVKEILLDCDNDTVLLKVEQIGVACHTGRKSCFFTNLETNEEITKVEVDTTNAYGVIDTLYHTICERKNANPKESYTAKLLNGKENSMLKKIVEEAGEFTFAIKDNNQEEIVYEAADLMYHCLVAMASKNINPDRVKQELARRFGISGIEEKNSRKED encoded by the coding sequence ATGAGTATGATAGATAAAATTGACTGGGGAAAAATGAATAATTTGATACCAGTAGTTACTCAAGATTCAAATACAAATGAAGTTTTAATGCTTGCATATATGAATAAAGAAGCTTTAGAATTAACATTAAATACAAAAATTGCACACTACTTTAGTAGAAGTAAACAAAGAATATGGAAAAAAGGTGAAACATCAGGTCATATTCAAAATGTAAAAGAGATACTTTTAGATTGCGATAATGATACAGTTTTATTAAAAGTAGAACAAATTGGTGTGGCATGTCATACAGGTAGAAAATCATGTTTTTTTACAAATTTAGAAACAAATGAAGAAATTACAAAAGTAGAAGTTGATACAACTAATGCATATGGAGTAATTGATACTCTTTATCATACTATTTGTGAAAGAAAAAATGCTAATCCTAAAGAGTCCTATACTGCAAAACTTTTAAATGGCAAAGAAAACTCAATGCTAAAAAAGATTGTAGAAGAAGCAGGTGAATTTACATTTGCAATAAAAGATAATAATCAAGAAGAAATTGTCTATGAAGCAGCTGATTTAATGTATCATTGCTTAGTAGCAATGGCTAGTAAAAATATCAACCCAGATAGAGTTAAACAAGAGTTAGCAAGAAGATTTGGTATTTCAGGAATTGAAGAAAAAAATTCAAGAAAAGAGGATTAA
- a CDS encoding prohibitin family protein, with translation MPIDNDYFKNRQQGNNSGGGNKGNYQPPFEPPEFFKNFGKKAGFIYAIIIIVIMLFVFKPFAIIESGQVGIKATAGKYNETPLYPGFHFYIPVFQKVIVVDTKVRLINYKTYEASGAYDQSIRLYPAINILDARGLPVSIELTVQYRLTAQGAPKTIETWGLRWEDKIVDPVVRNIVRNVVGGFNAEALPTKRNEIATMIENGIRKEIESLEGKPVSVESVQLTEIVLPQKIKDQIERVQIANQEAQRVRYEVQRAKQEAEKKAALAKGDADKNRIEAQGRADAVTIEAKAQAAANKAIATSLTDKLLKMQQIQVQGKFNEALRTNKDAKIFLTPGGSTPNIWVDTKDKARDSSINK, from the coding sequence ATGCCAATTGACAACGATTACTTTAAAAATAGACAACAAGGAAATAATTCAGGAGGTGGAAATAAAGGTAATTATCAACCACCTTTTGAGCCGCCTGAGTTCTTTAAAAACTTTGGGAAAAAAGCAGGTTTTATATATGCAATAATTATTATTGTAATTATGCTATTTGTTTTCAAGCCATTTGCAATTATTGAATCAGGACAAGTAGGTATTAAAGCTACAGCAGGTAAATATAATGAAACGCCTTTATATCCAGGTTTTCATTTTTATATTCCAGTTTTTCAAAAAGTTATAGTTGTTGATACAAAAGTAAGACTAATTAACTACAAAACATATGAAGCTAGTGGTGCTTACGATCAAAGTATTAGATTATATCCTGCTATTAATATTTTGGATGCAAGAGGATTACCTGTTTCAATTGAATTAACAGTTCAATATAGACTTACAGCACAAGGTGCTCCAAAAACAATTGAAACATGGGGACTTAGATGGGAAGATAAAATTGTTGACCCTGTTGTAAGAAATATTGTAAGAAATGTTGTAGGTGGGTTTAATGCAGAAGCACTTCCAACAAAAAGAAATGAAATTGCAACTATGATCGAAAATGGTATTAGAAAAGAGATTGAATCTCTTGAAGGTAAACCTGTTTCTGTAGAATCAGTTCAATTAACAGAAATTGTATTACCACAAAAAATCAAAGATCAAATTGAAAGAGTTCAAATTGCAAACCAAGAAGCACAAAGAGTAAGATACGAAGTACAAAGAGCGAAACAAGAAGCTGAGAAAAAAGCTGCCTTAGCAAAAGGAGATGCTGATAAAAATAGAATTGAAGCTCAAGGTAGAGCAGATGCTGTTACAATTGAAGCTAAAGCACAAGCAGCCGCAAATAAAGCTATTGCAACTTCTTTAACAGACAAATTACTTAAAATGCAACAAATTCAAGTTCAAGGTAAATTTAATGAAGCACTTAGAACAAATAAAGATGCTAAAATTTTCTTAACACCAGGTGGTTCAACTCCAAATATTTGGGTTGATACAAAAGATAAAGCAAGAGATAGCTCTATAAATAAATAA
- a CDS encoding branched-chain amino acid transaminase: MTEAKYIWMDGKFVDWHDAKVHVLTHTLHYGNGIFEGTKAYKTADGRCAIFRLDEHTKRLFNSAKMLLLDIPFTYEELKNAQIELLQKNELFNGAYIRPLVYLGYGVMGIYHKQCPVNVSISAWEWGAYLGEEGMRNGVRVKISSFNKPSNTSTMGKAKASANYLNSQMAKFEAVEAGYDEALLKDDDGYIAEASGECLFIVRDGVVITPPNDNSLESITQSTVIELAKDFGYEVQRRRITREEIYIADEAFFTGTAAEVTPIRDVDSRIIGCGSRGPITEKLQSAYFDVVAGKNEKYLKYLTYIN; encoded by the coding sequence ATGACAGAAGCTAAATACATCTGGATGGATGGAAAATTTGTAGATTGGCATGATGCGAAAGTTCATGTTTTAACACATACATTACATTATGGTAATGGTATATTTGAAGGAACAAAAGCTTATAAAACAGCAGATGGTAGATGTGCTATTTTTAGATTAGATGAGCATACTAAAAGACTTTTTAATTCAGCAAAAATGCTACTTTTAGATATTCCATTCACATATGAAGAGCTAAAAAATGCTCAAATTGAATTATTACAAAAAAATGAATTATTTAATGGTGCTTATATTAGACCACTTGTTTACTTAGGTTATGGAGTTATGGGTATTTATCATAAACAATGCCCAGTAAATGTATCTATTTCAGCATGGGAATGGGGTGCTTATCTTGGTGAAGAAGGTATGAGAAATGGGGTAAGAGTAAAAATAAGTTCATTTAATAAACCATCAAATACTTCTACTATGGGAAAAGCAAAAGCATCAGCGAATTATTTAAATTCACAAATGGCTAAATTTGAAGCAGTTGAAGCTGGATATGATGAAGCATTATTAAAAGATGATGATGGTTATATAGCTGAAGCTAGTGGAGAATGTTTATTTATAGTAAGAGATGGTGTTGTAATTACTCCTCCAAATGATAATTCATTAGAATCAATTACTCAATCAACTGTTATTGAGTTAGCAAAAGATTTTGGATATGAAGTTCAAAGAAGAAGAATTACAAGAGAAGAAATTTATATTGCTGATGAAGCATTTTTTACAGGAACTGCTGCAGAAGTAACTCCAATTAGAGATGTTGATAGCAGAATTATTGGATGTGGTTCAAGAGGACCAATTACAGAAAAATTGCAAAGTGCTTATTTTGACGTAGTTGCAGGGAAAAACGAAAAATACTTAAAATATTTGACATATATTAATTAA
- a CDS encoding SAM-dependent methyltransferase — MTQQEFWNKKFSKKGFLYGEDANSFLKANENLLKNSKDLLFLGEGEGRNAIYFALNEAFNIESIDASNIGLEKLQNRANTLGMNNISTTCLDLNEWAPTKKYDAILFSYLHMHNKHRDLLFEKIEDSLHKNGYLIAEVFSKKQINYSSGGPKDLTLLYEESDFLNRFNNSKKIKVSEEIVNLQEGNGHQGKACVIRVIIQKK, encoded by the coding sequence ATGACACAACAAGAGTTTTGGAATAAAAAATTTTCAAAAAAGGGTTTTTTATATGGAGAAGATGCAAATAGTTTTTTAAAAGCTAATGAAAATTTATTAAAAAATTCTAAAGATCTTCTTTTTTTAGGTGAGGGAGAAGGAAGAAATGCAATTTATTTTGCATTAAATGAAGCTTTTAATATTGAATCAATTGATGCTTCTAATATTGGTTTAGAAAAATTACAAAATCGTGCTAATACTTTAGGTATGAATAATATTTCAACTACTTGTTTAGATTTAAATGAATGGGCACCTACAAAAAAATATGATGCAATACTATTTTCGTATTTACATATGCATAATAAACATAGAGATTTATTATTTGAAAAAATTGAAGATTCCTTACATAAAAATGGCTATTTAATAGCAGAAGTTTTTTCAAAAAAACAGATAAATTACTCAAGTGGTGGACCAAAAGATTTAACTTTATTATATGAAGAAAGTGACTTTTTAAATAGGTTTAATAACTCTAAAAAAATAAAAGTGAGTGAAGAAATTGTAAATTTACAAGAAGGAAATGGTCACCAAGGTAAAGCTTGTGTAATAAGAGTAATAATACAGAAAAAATAG
- the metH gene encoding methionine synthase, which yields MTKNIEQLIKEKVLIIDGAMGTQLQIADIKDEYWEYEGNNLEGCNELLNLTAPSIIEKIYDAYAYADANLISTNTFGSMPWVLDEYDIGNMSYELSKLSAQIAKKVCDKYETEEKPRFVLGSIGPGTKLPSLGHIKYDQMYEGYKTMATGLVDGGVDIFLLETCQDPLQIKSALHALNDVAPHIPIMVSVTIELSGTMLIGTDAATIATILEPFNILSLGFNCGTGPKQVHKHVKTLSEVSKFPISVHANAGLPQNKGGYTYYPMGPKEFVELQEKFLEIDGVALLGGCCGTTPQHIKALADAVKSKKPLEPKGKQEPSLASLFNSVPLKQESTALLIGERSNATGSKAFRELLKAEDYEGTLSVGQQQVRAGAHVIDVSVGFAGRDESKDMDEVISLYTQKIALPLMPDSTQITALEVALKNIGGRPIINSVNLEDGEEKFDAVCKLAKKFGAALVCLVIDEVGMAKTKDRKVEVAQRIFDLAVNRHGFRPEDLVFDMLVFTVGSGDDEYRTAAVETIEAIREFQQMHPNVGTTLGLSNISFGLDAKARIYLNSMFLHHCVEAGLTSAIVNVKHILPMNKISEEDKKACNDLLFNNQNDGDPLFKFIDHFSNLEEQEEESDEEFQKLKPIEKVKKLLLDGDKERMLPLVEEIRHEVKPEIIVNKWLIDGMKVIGDLFGSGQMQLPFVLQSAETMKATVDALNPYLPKEDKASETVLVLGTVKGDVHDVGKNLVDIILSNNGFKVINIGIKADINEFIIAVKEHKAQAIGMSGLLVKSTAVMKENLEELQRQGINIPVLLGGAALTKSFINDFCRPIYDGPIFYCRDAFDGVVSMQRIEEGDINNTALAADLIEVTDTSTKKDEKEVIIPEYKDIKLPKSAEFTFPPYWGRSVKLSDKIDNDLVFKWINHRVLFRQRWGYKRAGKKTEDFIKHEEEVVQPLYEKLKEELIQKDIFKPISIMAYYPCISYDNKLYIFDAKKYGFNSLEEAKNVPPLEEAIKILEFPRQRRKPFRCIADFFANDRLDVVAFTLATAGLKITSYERKLYDEGKFTEYFQVHGLGVELAEALAEVIHKQIRLDLDIVPKEGPTLNDVQMKQYVGCRYSPGYAACPELSQNRDFYDLLNPEEFGITLSETFQMDPEQTTCAIVVHHPEANYYNV from the coding sequence ATGACTAAAAATATAGAGCAATTAATAAAAGAAAAAGTATTAATAATTGATGGTGCAATGGGTACTCAGTTACAAATTGCAGATATAAAAGATGAGTATTGGGAGTATGAAGGAAATAATTTAGAAGGATGCAATGAGTTATTAAACTTAACGGCACCTTCTATAATAGAAAAAATTTATGATGCTTATGCATATGCTGATGCGAATTTAATTAGTACAAATACTTTTGGTTCAATGCCTTGGGTTTTAGATGAATATGATATTGGAAATATGTCATATGAGTTATCTAAATTAAGTGCACAAATTGCAAAAAAGGTATGTGATAAATATGAAACAGAAGAGAAGCCAAGATTTGTATTAGGATCAATTGGACCTGGGACAAAACTACCTTCTTTAGGTCATATAAAATATGATCAAATGTATGAAGGTTATAAAACTATGGCTACTGGGTTAGTTGATGGTGGAGTTGATATATTTTTATTAGAGACTTGTCAAGATCCTTTACAAATAAAATCTGCTTTACATGCTTTAAATGATGTTGCACCACATATTCCTATTATGGTTTCAGTTACTATTGAACTTAGTGGAACAATGTTAATTGGAACAGATGCAGCTACAATTGCAACAATATTAGAGCCTTTTAATATTTTGTCTTTAGGTTTTAACTGTGGAACAGGTCCAAAACAAGTACATAAACATGTAAAAACATTAAGTGAAGTTTCAAAATTTCCTATTTCTGTTCATGCAAATGCAGGATTACCACAAAATAAAGGTGGATATACATATTATCCAATGGGGCCAAAAGAGTTTGTTGAGCTTCAAGAAAAATTCTTAGAGATTGATGGAGTTGCTTTACTTGGAGGATGTTGTGGAACAACTCCTCAACATATAAAAGCATTAGCAGATGCGGTAAAAAGTAAAAAACCACTTGAACCAAAAGGAAAACAAGAGCCATCTTTAGCTTCACTATTTAATAGTGTACCTTTAAAACAAGAATCAACTGCATTATTGATTGGTGAAAGAAGTAATGCAACAGGAAGTAAAGCTTTTAGAGAACTTTTAAAAGCTGAAGATTATGAAGGTACTTTAAGTGTAGGACAACAGCAAGTAAGAGCTGGTGCTCATGTAATTGATGTAAGTGTTGGTTTTGCAGGAAGAGATGAGAGTAAAGATATGGATGAAGTAATATCTTTATATACGCAAAAAATAGCACTTCCTTTGATGCCAGATTCAACTCAAATAACAGCATTAGAAGTGGCCCTTAAAAATATTGGTGGAAGACCAATTATTAACTCAGTTAATTTAGAAGATGGTGAAGAAAAATTTGATGCTGTTTGTAAATTAGCCAAAAAATTTGGAGCAGCTTTAGTTTGTCTAGTAATTGATGAAGTTGGTATGGCTAAAACTAAAGATAGAAAAGTAGAAGTTGCACAAAGAATCTTTGATTTAGCAGTTAATAGACATGGATTTAGACCAGAAGATTTAGTTTTTGATATGCTTGTATTTACAGTTGGTTCTGGAGATGATGAGTATAGAACAGCAGCAGTTGAAACAATAGAAGCAATTAGAGAATTTCAACAAATGCATCCAAATGTAGGAACTACACTTGGATTATCAAATATCTCTTTTGGACTTGATGCAAAAGCAAGAATATATTTAAACTCTATGTTTTTGCACCATTGCGTAGAAGCAGGATTAACAAGTGCAATTGTTAATGTAAAGCATATTTTACCAATGAATAAAATATCAGAAGAAGATAAAAAAGCTTGTAATGATTTACTATTTAATAATCAAAATGATGGTGATCCTTTATTTAAATTTATAGACCATTTCTCAAACCTTGAAGAGCAAGAAGAAGAGAGTGACGAAGAGTTTCAAAAATTAAAGCCAATTGAAAAAGTTAAGAAGTTACTTTTAGATGGAGATAAAGAAAGAATGTTACCTCTAGTAGAAGAGATAAGACATGAGGTAAAACCAGAAATAATTGTAAATAAGTGGTTAATTGATGGAATGAAAGTAATTGGAGACCTATTTGGAAGTGGTCAAATGCAGTTACCATTTGTTCTTCAAAGTGCAGAAACAATGAAAGCTACTGTTGATGCATTAAATCCATATTTGCCAAAAGAAGATAAAGCAAGTGAAACTGTTTTAGTTTTAGGAACTGTTAAAGGTGATGTTCATGATGTTGGTAAAAATTTAGTTGATATTATTTTAAGTAATAATGGATTTAAAGTTATAAATATTGGTATTAAAGCTGATATAAATGAATTTATTATTGCTGTAAAAGAGCATAAAGCTCAAGCAATTGGAATGAGTGGTTTACTTGTAAAAAGTACAGCTGTTATGAAAGAAAATTTAGAAGAATTACAAAGACAAGGAATTAATATTCCAGTGTTATTAGGTGGTGCTGCTTTAACTAAATCTTTTATAAATGACTTTTGTAGACCAATATACGATGGACCAATTTTTTATTGTAGAGATGCTTTTGATGGTGTAGTATCTATGCAGCGAATAGAAGAAGGTGATATAAATAATACGGCTTTAGCAGCTGATTTAATTGAAGTTACTGATACTTCAACTAAAAAAGATGAAAAAGAAGTAATTATTCCTGAATATAAAGATATAAAACTTCCTAAATCTGCAGAGTTTACTTTTCCACCTTATTGGGGAAGAAGTGTAAAATTAAGTGATAAAATAGATAATGATTTAGTATTTAAATGGATAAATCATAGAGTTTTATTTAGACAAAGATGGGGATATAAAAGAGCTGGTAAAAAGACAGAAGATTTTATTAAACATGAAGAAGAAGTTGTTCAACCTTTGTATGAAAAACTAAAAGAAGAGTTAATACAAAAAGATATTTTTAAACCAATTTCAATAATGGCTTATTATCCTTGTATCTCTTATGATAATAAACTATATATATTTGATGCAAAAAAGTATGGGTTTAACTCTTTAGAAGAAGCAAAAAATGTCCCACCATTAGAAGAAGCAATTAAAATATTAGAATTTCCAAGACAAAGAAGAAAACCTTTTAGATGTATAGCAGACTTTTTTGCAAATGATAGATTAGATGTAGTTGCTTTTACTTTAGCAACTGCTGGATTAAAAATAACATCATATGAAAGAAAACTTTATGATGAAGGAAAATTTACAGAATATTTTCAAGTACATGGATTAGGTGTAGAATTAGCTGAAGCTTTAGCTGAGGTTATACATAAACAAATAAGACTTGATTTAGATATTGTTCCAAAAGAAGGTCCAACATTAAATGATGTTCAAATGAAACAATATGTTGGTTGTAGATATTCTCCTGGGTATGCAGCTTGTCCAGAACTTAGTCAAAATAGAGATTTTTATGATTTATTAAATCCTGAAGAGTTTGGAATAACTTTAAGTGAAACATTCCAAATGGATCCAGAACAAACTACTTGTGCTATAGTAGTGCATCATCCAGAAGCGAACTACTATAATGTTTAA
- a CDS encoding YihY/virulence factor BrkB family protein yields the protein MKKQSLVAKYTKIFIKSIDSFFNDDTTYYAASLSFFTIFSILPIIALLIAIISSLEIFQGYLDTFISYIFDILNPMHSKEFVNEFKSFISNSNKLGYIGIIYMFFVFIMFFKDYEYIINKIHKAKRRPLYKSFLFYLIFLITLPFVFTISDIVISLYSNSFLNSLTTFIVAWIIFFILFKLSVNKYVNNKAAIVSSFVTLTILSITKNLFVYYVIYNKTYSTIYGSLSTLLFSIFWIYVSWIIFLYGIKMCYRLNNEK from the coding sequence ATGAAAAAGCAAAGTCTTGTAGCAAAATATACTAAAATATTTATCAAATCAATTGATTCATTTTTTAATGATGATACTACTTATTATGCTGCAAGTCTAAGCTTCTTTACTATTTTTTCAATACTACCGATTATTGCTCTTTTAATTGCAATAATATCCTCACTTGAAATATTTCAAGGATATCTTGATACTTTTATATCTTATATTTTTGATATATTAAATCCAATGCATTCAAAAGAGTTTGTAAATGAATTTAAAAGCTTTATATCTAATTCTAATAAATTAGGCTACATTGGTATTATTTATATGTTTTTTGTCTTTATAATGTTTTTTAAAGACTATGAATACATAATAAATAAAATACATAAAGCAAAAAGAAGACCTCTTTATAAATCATTCCTTTTTTATTTAATCTTTTTAATTACTCTTCCTTTCGTTTTTACAATATCTGATATAGTTATATCTTTATATAGCAATTCATTTCTAAATAGTTTAACTACATTTATTGTAGCATGGATTATATTTTTTATTCTATTTAAACTAAGTGTAAATAAATATGTAAATAATAAAGCTGCAATTGTTTCTTCCTTTGTTACTCTAACAATATTATCAATAACAAAAAACCTATTTGTTTATTATGTTATATATAATAAAACATATTCTACAATATATGGTTCGTTATCCACTTTATTATTTTCTATATTTTGGATATATGTATCTTGGATAATCTTTTTATATGGCATTAAAATGTGTTATAGGCTAAATAATGAGAAATAA
- a CDS encoding FAD-binding oxidoreductase produces MIDSKHLDYFKEVVGEENIRADKAHLIAYCYDATKERFEPDAVIFPRDEQDVSKILKYCNEHKIVIVPRGAGSGFTGGALPSNGGIILSLERHMNKLLEIDMENMVGVVQPGLINMEFQKAVEEVGLFYPPDPASEQYSTLGGNVSENAGGMRAAKYGITKDYVVALRAVLPSGEIITAGKKTIKDVAGYNTAGILIASEGTLAVITEITLKLIPKPKYKQTYMGVFPDVNKAMNAVFKSLANGANPVAMEFLDTLVIKALKKKFPQVALPENAGGILVGDVDGSSQAEIDSQLETLKESFANFGSTDFVIAKDEEESAKLWFARRNASPATAIYGTKKLNEDISVPRAKLPEALDGIYKIGEKYGFNVPCFGHAGDGNIHVNVMVKDKTNEKEMKDGHKAIEEIFQFVVDLEGTLSGEHGIGLSKAPFMSIAFNEAELNLFRSIKKAFDPNNILNPFKMGL; encoded by the coding sequence ATGATTGATTCAAAACATCTAGACTACTTCAAAGAAGTAGTCGGGGAAGAAAATATTAGAGCTGACAAAGCTCATTTAATCGCATATTGTTATGATGCAACAAAAGAGAGATTTGAACCTGATGCAGTTATTTTTCCAAGAGATGAACAAGATGTATCTAAAATATTAAAATATTGTAATGAACATAAAATTGTAATTGTTCCAAGAGGTGCAGGTTCTGGTTTTACAGGAGGAGCTCTTCCTTCTAATGGAGGAATAATTCTAAGTTTAGAAAGACATATGAATAAGCTTTTAGAAATTGATATGGAAAATATGGTTGGTGTAGTTCAACCAGGTCTTATAAATATGGAATTCCAAAAAGCAGTAGAAGAAGTTGGGTTATTTTATCCACCTGATCCTGCAAGTGAACAATATTCTACACTTGGAGGAAACGTAAGTGAAAATGCTGGTGGAATGAGAGCAGCAAAATATGGAATAACTAAAGATTATGTTGTTGCATTAAGAGCTGTTCTACCAAGTGGCGAAATAATTACTGCTGGGAAAAAAACAATAAAAGATGTTGCAGGATATAATACAGCAGGAATTCTAATTGCAAGTGAAGGTACACTTGCAGTAATAACTGAAATAACATTAAAATTAATTCCAAAACCAAAATATAAGCAGACTTATATGGGAGTATTCCCTGATGTAAATAAAGCAATGAATGCAGTTTTTAAATCTTTAGCAAATGGGGCAAATCCTGTTGCTATGGAATTTTTAGATACACTTGTTATTAAAGCACTTAAAAAGAAATTTCCACAAGTTGCATTACCTGAAAATGCTGGTGGTATTTTAGTTGGAGATGTTGATGGAAGTAGTCAAGCAGAAATTGACTCACAATTAGAAACATTAAAAGAATCATTTGCTAATTTTGGATCTACTGATTTTGTAATAGCAAAAGATGAAGAAGAAAGCGCAAAACTTTGGTTTGCAAGAAGGAATGCTAGTCCAGCAACTGCAATATATGGAACAAAAAAATTAAATGAAGATATTTCAGTTCCAAGAGCAAAGCTTCCTGAAGCATTAGATGGTATTTATAAGATTGGTGAGAAATATGGTTTTAATGTACCTTGTTTTGGACATGCAGGAGATGGAAATATACATGTTAATGTAATGGTTAAAGATAAAACAAATGAAAAAGAGATGAAAGATGGGCACAAAGCTATTGAAGAAATTTTTCAATTTGTAGTAGATTTAGAAGGAACATTAAGCGGAGAACATGGAATTGGACTATCAAAAGCTCCATTTATGAGTATTGCATTTAATGAAGCAGAATTAAACTTATTTAGAAGTATAAAAAAAGCTTTTGATCCTAATAACATTTTAAATCCATTTAAAATGGGTTTATAA